The Pochonia chlamydosporia 170 chromosome Unknown PCv3seq00012, whole genome shotgun sequence genome has a segment encoding these proteins:
- a CDS encoding kinase domain-containing protein — MAMLGGQRMTDADILSLGNNRFYEFKPPTAQDDPRASWKGGQSANLTGPTYGFAFKEQIYSPYGWVIGSSSDDSCDFQIAADNRDGVSGEHLRVEISPDSHCHPRVTNLSRNSIMVWYGERMVALQKDDHTDITEPVRIHITADLVIYAWCPELSREQDRRYKRHAEEFHRDREFAQPRPLNDSRMAQTPDIRWGMNGTMYKRTGTLSSSTGSFASVMQVEEVTSGGVFAAKVPHFRSSDSMAIVRQRRETLVGEFRKLMSLRHVGWIRPSLSVKNDNNNVLQNNIVEAVEIVEGRTPNEPPWLIMEWIRLDLRSVPLKDEEKHTVLRQISMGLAFMHRNHFAHRDLKPENILIKRDDDILIAKLGDFGLSKVLGNMHTHAGSFIYMAPELWDEDRIGYTEVVDLWSLGVICLEILTGWVSILDEFPRTGPPGPQQHKTWVERSIMPRLSQTTPAEGGELLKGLLTLTPTERWTADQAEAWLRPHSFSGQVGGVVGSDASMENGTSRRGVRSEHPTLSTTRANNASPTPSVRSSDPSLPDTDPCGSPWFRSPNADELDDTSSS; from the coding sequence ATGGCTATGCTTGGTGGTCAACGTATGACTGACGCAGACATCTTGAGCCTCGGAAATAATCGGTTCTACGAGttcaaaccaccaacagcacaagACGACCCTAGAGCGAGTTGGAAGGGTGGCCAGTCTGCCAATCTAACGGGACCGACGTATGGTTTTGCATTTAAAGAGCAGATTTATTCTCCATATGGCTGGGTGATTGGTTCGAGCTCCGACGATAGCTGTGATTTTCAAATCGCCGCAGACAACCGCGATGGTGTCAGCGGAGAACATCTACGAGTCGAGATCAGTCCAGATAGCCATTGTCACCCTCGTGTGACAAACTTGTCGAGGAATTCGATTATGGTCTGGTATGGAGAACGCATGGTAGCTCTACAGAAGGACGATCATACAGACATCACCGAACCCGTCAGGATTCACATAACGGCAGACCTCGTCATATATGCTTGGTGTCCAGAATTGTCACGGGAACAGGACAGACGATACAAACGGCATGCTGAGGAGTTTCACCGTGACCGTGAGTTTGCTCAACCGAGACCCCTCAACGACTCTCGCATGGCCCAGACCCCCGACATCAGATGGGGAATGAACGGTACGATGTATAAGCGAACAGGGACGCTCAGCTCTTCCACAGGGAGTTTCGCTTCCGTTATGCAGGTGGAGGAGGTAACATCGGGGGGTGTCTTCGCAGCAAAAGTTCCTCATTTCAGGTCTTCAGATTCAATGGCAATAGTTAGACAACGTCGGGAAACGCTAGTGGGCGAATTTCGCAAACTAATGTCGCTGAGACACGTAGGTTGGATCCGTCCATCTTTGTCAGTAAAAAATGATAATAACAACGTCTTGCAGAACAATATCGTTGAAGCCGTCGAGATAGTTGAAGGAAGGACACCAAACGAGCCACCGTGGTTAATTATGGAGTGGATACGTTTGGATCTACGTTCTGTGCCCCTCAAAGATGAGGAGAAACATACCGTCCTAAGGCAAATTAGCATGGGACTGGCCTTCATGCACCGAAACCACTTCGCACATCGCGATCTCAAACCAGAGAATATCCTAATCAAACGGGACGATGATATATTGATCGCAAAACTCGGGGATTTTGGTTTGTCCAAAGTACTCGGAAATATGCATACGCACGCTGGCTCGTTTATATACATGGCTCCAGAGCTTTGGGACGAAGATCGAATCGGCTATACGGAAGTTGTGGATTTGTGGTCGCTGGGGGTTATTTGTCTCGAGATTCTCACTGGGTGGGTTTCCATCTTAGACGAATTCCCACGAACAGGGCCACCGGGTCCACAGCAGCACAAGACATGGGTCGAAAGGTCGATAATGCCGCGCTTAAGCCAAACAACACCGGCCGAAGGTGGGGAGTTGCTCAAGGGGTTATTGACATTGACGCCGACTGAGAGGTGGACAGCGGATCAGGCGGAGGCATGGCTTCGCCCACATTCGTTTAGCGGCCAAGTCGGTGGTGTGGTGGGCAGCGACGCTTCAATGGAAAATGGTACTAGCCGGAGGGGCGTACGGAGTGAGCATCCAACCTTGTCGACAACACGAGCGAACAATGCTTCACCAACTCCCTCCGTGCGAAGTTCAGATCCGTCCTTGCCGGACACGGATCCTTGCGGGTCACCATGGTTTCGTTCTCCGAATGCAGACGAGTTAGATGATACAAGCTCTTCTTAA
- a CDS encoding ankyrin repeats (3 copies) domain-containing protein: MGRVSDRVRRLRRGKKSSILKLPNELMLDIGKHLTALVDLRALTLSNKRLQRILGGELYKRDPNLALRAGMRRRELKTVENALLAGAEVDFCPFPLFGPTPLQQAARGGWEDGVRLLLKHGADHGMKTNSRVRSALHLMIASPLPGGNPESYLRIAKAFVDHDADVDRVNENITALFLAARHGDLEMVRFLLDNNAKIKFTGPNHPTRGSALHVAVGTSNKDMVKLLLERGAAVDGRDKRGQTPLSMARKYRKSSIENLLVRYGGAKAVLNHSS; encoded by the exons ATGGGCCGCGTTTCTGACCGGGTAAGACGTCTTCGTCGTGGTAAGAAGTCGAGTATTTTAAAACTACCAAATGAACTGATGCTCGATATCGGGAAACACTTGACGGCCTTAGTCGATTTGAGAGCCCTCACATTGTCCAACAAGCGGCTTCAGCGTATACTTGGGGGAGAATTGTATAAGCGCGACCCTAACCTTGCCCTGCGTGCAGGGATGCGACGGAGGGAGTTGAAAACAGTGGAAAATGCTTTACTCGCAGGAGCTGAGGTTGACTTCTG CCCCTTTCCCCTTTTTGGCCCTACGCCGCTTCAACAGGCTGCTCGGGGAGGTTGGGAAGACGGGGTCcgtctgcttctcaaacaCGGTGCCGATCATGGAATGAAAACCAACAGCCGCGTCCGTTCTGCATTGCATTTAATGATAGCGTCACCGCTGCCGGGCGGAAACCCGGAATCATATCTCCGTATCGCGAAAGCGTTTGTCGATCACGACGCTGACGTTGATCGGGTAAATGAGAATATAACAGCcctttttcttgctgctAGGCATGGTGATTTAGAGATGGTCCGGTTCCTCCTTGACAATAACGCCAAGATCAAGTTCACGGGCCCTAACCACCCCACTCGAGGTTCCGCCCTACATGTGGCCGTGGGAACCTCGAACAAAGATATGgtcaagcttcttcttgaaaGAGGAGCCGCTGTCGATGGTCGGGACAAAAGGGGTCAGACCCCTCTCAGTATGGCAAGGAAATACCGTAAATCCAGCATCGAAAACCTGCTCGTCAGGTATGGAGGAGCTAAGGCAGTTCTGAATCATAGTTCTTAA
- a CDS encoding ankyrin repeats (3 copies) domain-containing protein produces the protein MIGRAVTNLSDLNAFTLSNTWIRGALGGQLYKRDANYALGAGIAQQNLKTVENAILAGADLDKEHMGYTALHRAALDAWEDGVRLLLKHGADHGMKANSPVKPAMHVMISSPSSRQAESYVCIAEAFIEYHADINWKDDNHSPNTALALASGRGNLVMANLLLTHQADIESKDRWGSTPLHLAVRSGNDAMVSLFLEEGANVNAEDNKRRTPLYWAREYGADSIGTLLVEHGANTNLPPIGGV, from the exons ATGATCGGGCGCGCCGTGACGAACCTTTCCGACTTGAACGCCTTCACGCTATCCAATACATGGATCAGAGGTGCGCTTGGCGGCCAACTGTATAAGCGCGACGCCAACTATGCACTCGGGGCAGGAATCGCACAGCAAAACTTGAAGACGGTGGAAAACGCCATACTTGCGGGGGctgatcttgacaaaga GCATATGGGATATACAGCACTTCACCGGGCTGCTCTTGACGCTTGGGAAGACGGGGTCcgtctgcttctcaaacatGGCGCCGATCATGGAATGAAGGCCAACAGTCCCGTCAAACCGGCAATGCATGTAATGATAAGCTCGCCATCGTCACGACAAGCAGAGTCCTATGTCTGTATCGCAGAAGCGTTCATCGAATACCACGCCGACATTAATTGGAAGGACGATAACCATAGCCCAAATACAGCTCTTGCTTTGGCTTCTGGGCGTGGAAATTTAGTTATGGCCAATCTTCTGCTTACCCACCAGGCCGACATCGAGTCGAAGGACCGTTGGGGTAGCACACCTCTACATTTAGCAGTCAGGTCCGGCAATGACGCTATGGTCAGCCTTTTCCTTGAGGAGGGGGCTAATGTTAATGCTGAAGACAATAAGCGTCGAACTCCTCTGTATTGGGCGAGGGAATACGGTGCAGACAGCATTGGGACCTTACTCGTCGAGCACGGGGCCAACACTAACCTTCCGCCtattggtggtgtttga
- a CDS encoding SNARE domain-containing protein: MREGAEAALTNISQRHKELQKLEQDVVETSGMTTEIATIVPGQDEKYGDGIVEKS; the protein is encoded by the coding sequence ATGAGGGAGGGTGCGGAAGCAGCACTTACCAATATCTCTCAGCGGCACAAGGAGTTGCAAAAACTTGAGCAGGATGTGGTGGAGACCTCTGGAATGACAACTGAAATCGCGACAATCGTACCAGGACAGGATGAGAAATATGGCGATGGAATCGTCGAAAAATCTTGA